The following proteins come from a genomic window of Acidobacteriota bacterium:
- a CDS encoding fatty acid desaturase — protein MSASVAAQPAVNPESVARRWQRLLAPYCRADDRRAWFQLLTTGALFAANWALMWWSLQFHYGLTLLLALPAAGLITRLFIFQHDCGHGSFFSSQRLNHLVGATIGVMTLTPYRYWRRTHAMHHATTGNLDAREFGDIRTLTVEEYLALSKLRRAGYRLYRNVFFLMTIGASFQFILKHRLPLDLPRAWRKEWRSVMGTNLSLAVILLVMAFTIGLKAFLLVQLPITVISCASGLWLFYIQHQFEDTYWEENPQWNFHAAGIEGSSFYDLPAVLHWFTGNIGFHHVHHLASRIPNYRLQACFREVRDLRHVTRLTIRESLRCAHLALWDPGSNRLIRFGDLKHRPMAV, from the coding sequence ATGTCCGCCAGCGTCGCAGCCCAACCGGCTGTCAATCCCGAGAGTGTCGCCCGCCGCTGGCAGCGTCTGCTCGCACCTTACTGCCGCGCCGACGACCGCCGGGCCTGGTTTCAGCTCCTCACCACCGGCGCCCTGTTCGCCGCCAACTGGGCCTTGATGTGGTGGAGTCTGCAGTTTCACTACGGCCTGACCCTGCTGCTGGCGCTGCCGGCGGCCGGCTTGATCACCCGGCTGTTCATCTTCCAGCACGACTGCGGCCACGGTTCCTTCTTCAGCTCGCAGCGGCTCAACCATCTGGTCGGAGCCACCATTGGAGTGATGACCCTCACCCCGTATCGCTACTGGCGTCGCACCCACGCCATGCACCATGCGACGACGGGTAACCTCGATGCACGCGAGTTCGGCGACATCAGAACCTTGACCGTCGAGGAGTACCTCGCCTTGAGCAAGCTCCGGCGAGCCGGCTATCGCCTCTATCGCAACGTTTTCTTCCTGATGACCATCGGTGCCTCCTTCCAGTTCATCCTCAAGCATCGGCTGCCCCTCGATCTACCGCGAGCCTGGCGCAAGGAATGGCGCAGCGTGATGGGCACCAACCTGAGCCTGGCGGTCATTCTGCTGGTCATGGCGTTCACCATCGGCCTCAAGGCATTCTTGCTCGTCCAGCTACCGATTACGGTGATCTCCTGCGCCTCGGGGCTGTGGTTGTTCTATATCCAGCACCAGTTCGAGGACACCTACTGGGAAGAGAACCCGCAGTGGAATTTTCACGCCGCCGGCATCGAAGGCAGCTCCTTCTACGACCTGCCCGCCGTCCTCCACTGGTTCACCGGCAACATCGGCTTCCACCACGTGCATCATCTGGCGAGCCGGATTCCCAACTATCGCCTCCAGGCTTGCTTTCGCGAGGTGCGCGATCTGCGCCACGTCACGCGCCTGACCATTCGCGAGAGCTTGCGCTGTGCCCACCTCGCCCTTTGGGACCCGGGTTCCAACCGCTTGATTCGATTCGGCGACCTGAAGCATCGGCCGATGGCGGTCTGA